The sequence GCTGGGGGAATACGGCTCGTCGGAGGGCAACGTGGGGTGGGTGGAGGGCCGTTTGGTGGAGTACGAGGAGGGGATCGACCCAGCGCGGCACGCCTTCGCGGGGTACTTCGACTACGGGAACGAGGCGATCGGGAGCCCCCACACGTTCACCAATCTGGCCAACTTCGTCGAGTGGCACCCCGAGACGCGGCCCAGCGCGGTGTACTTCTCGAACTCGGTGGGGCAGGCCCCGCAGGAGGGGCCGTCCGTGGCCCTCGCCGGGAACGAGCGGGCCATCACGCTCGAGTGGGGCCCCGGCGACGTAGTGCAGGGGGAGCCGGCCCGGATCATCCTCGCGGTCGGCCTGGCCGGCGACGTCCACCCGGGGCTCCTGCCCAGCAAGCCGCCGGTGGACTTCTCCCCGGCCGAGCAGGCGCTCGCGCGCCGGTGATGGGGAAGGGGACCGCGTGTCGCTGGGGCCTGCGCCTGGCCGGGCTCGTCGCCCTCGGCGCGGCGGGGTGGTTCGCCCGAGGGGCGCTCGGGGAACGAGGGCTGGCCGGGCTGGCGCCGACGATCGCGGAGCTAGGGGCTGCGGGGCCGCTGCTCTTCGTCGCCCTCTACGGCCTGGGGATGTGCCTCTTTGTCCCTGGGAGCGTCCTGACTGTGGCCGGGGCCGTCATCTTCGGACCCTACGAGGGAGCCCTGTGGGTGTGGCTCGGCGCGCTCCTCGGCGCGGCGGGCTGCTTCGGCCTGGCTCGGGGACTCGGCCGCGAGGCTGTCGGGAACCTGATCGGCGCCAGGCTGCACGGATGGGAATCCGCGGTCGCGCGCCGGGGCTTCGCGGTGGTGGCGCTGGCCCGACTCGCTTGGGCCCCGTTCACGCCCCTGAGCTTCGCACTCGGGCTGACCCCGGTGCGCTTTCGGGACTATCTCTGGGGGACGGCGCTCGGCATGACGCCGGGCACCGTGGCCCTCACGTGGTCCGTGGGCACAGCGTCCCTCGGGCTGACCCGGGAGGGTGAGCCCGAGGTGTGGGAACTCGCACTGGTCCTTGGCGCGGTGGCAGCCCTGACGCTGCTCGGGGTCTGGGCTGCGCGCCGGCGCCTGGCCGCCCCTGCCCTACCGGAGGGTCAGGAGGGTCAGGAAGCACCCCCCCCCTCCGCCACCTGAGGAGGACGCGGCGGGGGCGATCCCAAGCTCCAGGGGCGCGGTGCCGGCGGCGTTCAGGGTCGGCACGGGGGCAAGGCGGTCCGTGGTAGTGCCGTCCCCAAGTTGGCCCTCTGCGTTGGGGCCGGCTCCGGACACCTGGCCCGAGGACGTTACCAGCAGGCTTACCTGCCAGCCTCCCACCGCGGTCACGTTGGCCACGCCGCTCAGGCGGACCGGGAAGGGCTGGTCGTCCGGGGTGCCGGTGCCGAGGCGCCCCTGACGGTTCACGCCCCATGACCACACTGAGCCGTCCTGCAGCACGGCCAGGGTGTGGAAGTTCTCCATGGAAAAAGTCCGCACCGAGGTCAGCTCGGTGACCCGGGTCGGCAGGGGGCGATCGAGGACTGAGTCAGCATACCGGGCCCGCCCCCAAACCCAGAGTGTCCCGTCGTTACGCAGGGCACCGGAGTTGCCGCCGCCCAGGTCGATGGCGGTCACGCCGGTCAGCCCCAAGACCGGGGTCGGTGAGGGTCGGGGATCCTGGGTGCCGTCGCCGACCTGGCCGTGGCTGTTGTCTCCCCAGGCGAGCACCCCGCCGTTCGCCAGCAGCGCGGCGCTGTGCGCCTCGCCCGCGGAGACCGCCGTCGCGGTCGAGATGTCGGGCACCTGAACGGGCACGAGGTGGTCGAGGCCGTCGTTGGTCCCGATCTGGCCGGCCTCGTTCCCTCCCCACGCCCAGACCCGGCCGTCCTCGCCGACCGCCAGGGTATGGTAGTCCCCCCCCGCTACCGACACGATACGGATGCCGGTCAGCGCTCCGCCGACCTGCTGCGGCGTCGCGCGGGAGCTCTGCGTTCCGTCGCCAAGCTGCCCCCGGCTGTTGTCGCCCCAGGCCCACACCGTGCCGTCCGCCTTGAGGGCCAGGGAGTGAGTGGTGCCGGCCGCGACGGCCGTGACGCCCGAGAGGCCCGATACAGGCTGGGGCAGCAGTTGACCCTGCCCCCATTGGTACACCGTCCCGTCGGCGGCCAGGGCGAGGCTGTGGAAGTCCCCACCGGCCACGCCTGGCGTGGCGGCCCGGGCTCCGGAGACCCCACCGATGACGAGGGCGGCCCCCAGCAGGGCCGCGGGCAGCGCTGCGAGGCGGGAGAGGGATCCTGCTCGGAGGAAGGCGCGTGGTATGTCTCGGATCATGGGCTGTCTCCTTCGCACTGGTGCCCGCCTGGAGAGGGCTGGCCCCCGCAGGGCATCAGGTCTGCGGTCCGTCGCCGGGGAAGAGGACTTCCACGGAGGTGTGTCCGAACTCCTGAAACCGGTTCGTCTTGACCTTGATGTCGCAGGGGTTGCACTGGCCGAACACTTCGCACGGCCGGAACTCGTCCTCCACGGAGAAGTCTGGGTCGAGGAGGCTCCCCACGGGGTGACGCCCGGCGTAGAGATCGCTGTGGCAGCGGTAGATGCCCCCGGACGGTCCTACGAGCAGCTCCGTAGTGCGACACAGTACGCGATTCCTGGTCGCTCCGCTACAGGCTTGCGGGTAGCGCAGGGTGCCGTAGAAGCGGTCGTCGTACTCCCCAAGGAAATCCTTCGTGCGGAAGTCGATCCCCCGGGCCGCGCAGTGGGCCTGGGCGGCCAGGACCGCGGCTTCCTGCAAAGGGTGCATCACGCCCCATATGCCGACACTGAAACCCGCGTCTTGGAGGAAGAGGACGCGCTCCACGAGGGGGGCGAGCTCCATGGTCTCCGGGTGGTAGCTGACGCGAATGGAGGCGTAGGGCGCCTGGCGACGGAGCCGCTCGGGCCGGACACGGCGCGCGAACTCCTCCACGTCGAAGGTGAGGTTGGTCAGGATGTCTATGGGCAGGTCGGGCCGAAGCCCGTTGAGGATGTCGATGAAGTCCGGGTGCAGGCTCGGCTCTCCGCCCTGCAGGGTGACGGGGAGGTCCGGCCGCGTGACAAGGCGATCCAGCCCTCGCACCCACTCGCTTCCGGCCATCGGGCGCGCGCGGGGCGGTTCGGCGCTGCCGAACCGGTTGATGCAGAAGCTGCACCTTAGGTTGCAGGCGAGCGTGAGGAAGACTGCGATGTAATTGTAGCGGTCAGGAATCGGAACCGGATGCATCGCCTTCCCAGTTCATGTATTCGGTGAGGTCCACTACGAATCGGCCGGCTACGGGGTACGCGCCCGGGGGTTCTTTCAGCAGTATGCCTGCTCCGATCAGCGATCGGACGATGGAGTGGAGGAAATCCTTGTCGCTGGCCACGAGGACCGGAGAGAACCGGGCCGGCGCCTTCGTCGCAAGTGTCTTGAGATCCGTGATGAGGCCGGGCGCCGACGAGAAGCACAGGATGGGCCGGCTGCCGGCATAGTACTCCAACAGGGGCATGATCTGCGGGTACCCGGGCATGTAGGCCGGGTCCCAGAAGGTGCGAAATCCCTGGATGTCGAAGTAGATTGGTTCGTGCGCCGTCGGCAGGGTGGGCAACTCCTTTGCCAGGCGCACGTCCGGGTCGTGCAGGGGGATGTTGTACACCGCCCACCGGTCCATGGCTGCGAAGAAGACGAAGAAGATGAACATGGCCGGCGCCCCAGCGAGCAGGAAGCCCATGCGGACTCCGTCTCGCCACGGGACCCGTCCGCGGCCTTCGGGGCGCAGCAAGTCCCTGGCAGTTCGGACCAGGGAGTAGAGAAGACCGCCCACGAGGACCGCCGCGAAGGGCCCCATCTGGCGCCCCTGGTAGGGCATGCGCGCCGCGTGCGGCAGGATCACTACCAGGGCGAGGCCGCACAGGAACAGGACGCCGAGCAGGCCCAGGGACGGGGTCTCGCGATCCCCGTCCAGTCGCCCGAGCGACCGGTACCCGACGTAGAGCAGAACCAGGCCCCCGAGCAGCCCTGGTGGCCCAGTGAGCCGCTGGAGCACGAGGAGCAGGGAGCCCCACATGGTGGCGAGGGGACCCTCGGCCTGCCGCGCGGCAGTCTTGAGGACGAAGGTGTCGAGGATGTCCACCCACGCCGTCCCCGCCCCAAGGTACCAGGCGTTCTGGAGAAACTGGAGACCGTGGGCGGAGAGCGGAGCCAGGGAGAACAGGAGGTACCGGCGCCACCGGAAACCCCTGCCCTCGAGGAGATCCCAGCCGATGAGCCACGTGTACAGGAAAAACACCGAGTCGAAGGAGCTCAGGGACAGGCAGAACTCGGCTCCCCAGGCGGCGGCGGCCCACCGAAACCTGGCTCTTGGGGTGTCAGCCCGGGTGGAGTAGACGATGCACAGCAGGAACCCGAAGCGAAGCAGATCGTCGAGCGGTTGGTTCGCCAAGCTGTCGGCGAAACCGAGGTAGCTCGGGGAAAGACCGTACACGAGGGCGCCGAGGAACGCCACAGGGGGCGCACAGAGGCGGCAGACGAAGACGAACAGGAGCGTGAGAGCCGCGATCGAGAAGCCCACCGAAAGCAGCCGCGCCGCGGGCATGCCGTCGATCCCTAGCCGGAAGAGGAGTGCGTACGGAACCAAGTAGCCCGGGGGGTAGTGGGTGTACCAGAGGCGTGGCCCCACCCGGGGTGAGGAGCTCGGGGAGGTCCCGTGGGCGTGGTGGCGCAGCTCCGGGTCGTCCAGGTGGCGAATGGCGGCCGCGTAGCCCTGGGGGATGAAGAGCAGGTAGTTGTCGAGCCACCCTCCCTCCTCCCACTGGCGCAGCGAGAGCATGGTCTGGGCGTCGCCGAAGCCCCAGTCGCTCCAGCGGTCTTCGTCCGCCGCGCGCACCCCGAGAAAGACGGTGAGAGCCAGCAGGAACGCCGCCGCCGCGAGGTGCCAGCGGTTGTGGCGCAGGAAGTTACCGAGGGTCACGGGGCGCCTCCGGGACGTGTTTGAAGCTCTCGAGCCGCAGGCTCTTGCGCAGCAGCCGCCAGGCCGAGGAGAGGCTCGCGTGGAAGGGGTAGATCTTGCGGCTCACCAGCCACGCCTTGGCGGCGAAGTAGGCGAGGAAGTACAGCCGGTTGTGGGGCAGCCGGATCAAGCGGTTGACGATCAGGTTGCGCAGCCGGGGAAACCACACCGCCAGGAGACCGAGCTCCGAGAGGTTGACCTGCATGTTCTTTTCTTCGTCCGTGAAGCACGAGAGCGGCGAGGCGGTCTGGTAGGACATGTGGAGGGCCTCGTAGCCGCCGTCGAACCACCCTTCTTCCACGCAGTGGTCGCCGAGCTCGGTCCTCGGATAGGGGTGGAAGACCGGGAACTCGGCGAAGGTGACCTGGCACCGGATGTTCAAGTCCAGGGTCTCGATGTCGTCGGCGATGGTGCTGCCCGGCAGCCCCAGGATGTTGTTCGAGAAGGTGTGGATGCCTTGGCGGTGGAAGAGCGCGAAGGCCGACACGATCTGCTCGCGGCCCATCTTGCGCTTGAGCACCTCGTTGCGGATGCGGTCGTTGCCCGCCTCGATGGACATGCTCACCGAGTGGCAGCCGGCGGCCTTGAGCAGCCGCACCACGTCCTCTGTGACCAGGTCCGCCCGGGTGAGGCAGTGAAACGGCAGGCCCACCTCGCGCGGGTAGCGCTCGGCGAACTCCTCGAGCCAGGGGTCGACCCGGTAGACGAAGATGTCGTCGTAGAACTTGACGCACTCGAGGGGATAGCGGCGGCGGACCTGCCGGATCTCTTCGAGCACGTGGTCGACCGAGTGCCGGCGGACGACCTTGCCCTTGCCCTCGTACATCTTGCGAAAGGCGTGGTTGAAGCAGTAGGTGCAGGGGTAGGGGCAGCCCCGGGAGGCCATGAAGCTCTTGAGGGGGAACTCCGCCATCTCGGTGCGGCGGTAGTACAGGTCCCGATCCGGGAAGGGGAGGCTGTCCAGCTCCTGAAACA comes from Thermodesulfobacteriota bacterium and encodes:
- a CDS encoding TVP38/TMEM64 family protein, whose translation is MGKGTACRWGLRLAGLVALGAAGWFARGALGERGLAGLAPTIAELGAAGPLLFVALYGLGMCLFVPGSVLTVAGAVIFGPYEGALWVWLGALLGAAGCFGLARGLGREAVGNLIGARLHGWESAVARRGFAVVALARLAWAPFTPLSFALGLTPVRFRDYLWGTALGMTPGTVALTWSVGTASLGLTREGEPEVWELALVLGAVAALTLLGVWAARRRLAAPALPEGQEGQEAPPPSAT
- a CDS encoding radical SAM protein, encoding MKVLFVVKTVDFIDPLGLMLLSALARRAGHDTDLAILERDDVLRTVAEQRPAVVAYSASTGEHKYYLEFNQALKRRHPEVETIMGGPHATFFPEILEGSSLDALCVGEGDEAFPEFLAAVAAGKGFEGIANIGTRQSPRPELRPLFQELDSLPFPDRDLYYRRTEMAEFPLKSFMASRGCPYPCTYCFNHAFRKMYEGKGKVVRRHSVDHVLEEIRQVRRRYPLECVKFYDDIFVYRVDPWLEEFAERYPREVGLPFHCLTRADLVTEDVVRLLKAAGCHSVSMSIEAGNDRIRNEVLKRKMGREQIVSAFALFHRQGIHTFSNNILGLPGSTIADDIETLDLNIRCQVTFAEFPVFHPYPRTELGDHCVEEGWFDGGYEALHMSYQTASPLSCFTDEEKNMQVNLSELGLLAVWFPRLRNLIVNRLIRLPHNRLYFLAYFAAKAWLVSRKIYPFHASLSSAWRLLRKSLRLESFKHVPEAPRDPR
- a CDS encoding radical SAM protein, with protein sequence MHPVPIPDRYNYIAVFLTLACNLRCSFCINRFGSAEPPRARPMAGSEWVRGLDRLVTRPDLPVTLQGGEPSLHPDFIDILNGLRPDLPIDILTNLTFDVEEFARRVRPERLRRQAPYASIRVSYHPETMELAPLVERVLFLQDAGFSVGIWGVMHPLQEAAVLAAQAHCAARGIDFRTKDFLGEYDDRFYGTLRYPQACSGATRNRVLCRTTELLVGPSGGIYRCHSDLYAGRHPVGSLLDPDFSVEDEFRPCEVFGQCNPCDIKVKTNRFQEFGHTSVEVLFPGDGPQT